From a region of the Coprococcus comes ATCC 27758 genome:
- a CDS encoding DegV family protein: MSEYIIMTDSTVDLPKEYLTEELGVPYIPLTYLIDGQSYEDMIGLTGEEFFAKVRAGSMPTTSQINPEQAREALEPYLKEGKDILYIAFSSGLSGTYNSIRMAAEELQEEYPERKLIVIDSLCACMGEGLLVYKAVQMKRAGKSLEEVAAWVEENKLHIMHNVTIDDLFHLHRGGRVSKASAIVGTMIQIKPIIHMDDHGELKVIGKERGRKKALTHIVDMAVKQSEGWDNDIVMITHGDCKEDAEFVARQVEKKMGVHNILINCIGTVIGSHTGPGVVAVFCMGNKR; the protein is encoded by the coding sequence ATGAGTGAATATATAATCATGACAGACAGTACAGTGGATTTACCGAAGGAATACCTGACCGAGGAGCTTGGGGTTCCGTATATTCCTCTTACTTATCTGATCGATGGACAGTCTTATGAGGATATGATTGGACTTACCGGGGAAGAATTTTTTGCAAAAGTCAGGGCAGGGTCGATGCCGACTACTTCTCAGATCAATCCGGAGCAGGCAAGAGAAGCACTGGAACCGTATCTGAAAGAGGGAAAGGATATTTTATATATTGCTTTTTCGTCAGGACTTAGCGGAACTTATAACAGTATCCGGATGGCAGCAGAAGAATTGCAGGAAGAGTATCCGGAGCGGAAGCTGATCGTAATTGATTCGCTCTGCGCATGCATGGGAGAGGGGCTTCTTGTGTACAAAGCTGTTCAGATGAAGCGTGCAGGAAAGAGTCTGGAAGAAGTAGCTGCCTGGGTGGAGGAGAACAAGCTTCATATCATGCACAACGTTACGATTGATGATTTATTCCATTTACATAGAGGTGGAAGAGTATCAAAGGCTTCTGCAATTGTTGGAACGATGATCCAGATCAAGCCGATCATCCACATGGACGATCATGGCGAACTGAAGGTTATTGGAAAAGAACGTGGCAGAAAGAAAGCATTGACACACATCGTGGATATGGCAGTGAAGCAGTCCGAAGGTTGGGATAATGATATTGTGATGATCACACACGGTGACTGCAAAGAAGATGCGGAATTTGTGGCAAGACAGGTGGAGAAGAAGATGGGAGTCCACAATATTCTGATTAACTGCATTGGAACGGTGATTGGGTCACATACAGGTCCGGGGGTTGTGGCTGTGTTCTGTATGGGGAATAAGAGATAA
- a CDS encoding spore germination protein — translation MEKHTVSASLTDNTKYMNRALPVKKSFDIIERNLIIGGQNSAFYFIDGFTKDETMLKLMDSFLNISADDMPEDATSFSTSCIPYVEVDILGDFDSIFKNLLSGVTCLFIDGYEAAIAIDCRTYPSRSIEEPDKDKSLRGSRDGFVETIVFNTALMRRRIRDPHLIMEMYEAGTSTRTDVALCYMSDRVDRELLTTIQNKLEESKSQDLKMSQQSLAEALFQRKWYNPFPKYKFTERPDTACACLMEGKVIILTDTSPSALILPTSIFDMIEEANDYYFPPITGIYLKISRVLISLLTVFMVPLFLLFMQNPAWIPEIFRFVLIEDTVNIPLIFQILILELAIDGLRLAALNTPSMLSTPLSVIAGIVMGEFSVESGWFNSEIMLYMAFVSIANYTQPNFELGYALKFMRLLLLILTAIFNLPGFLTGCLIVVLCITFNKTLSGHSYLNVKLN, via the coding sequence ATGGAAAAACATACTGTCAGTGCTTCTCTCACCGACAATACAAAATATATGAACCGGGCTCTTCCCGTAAAAAAGAGCTTTGATATTATCGAACGAAATCTGATCATCGGCGGTCAAAATAGTGCCTTTTATTTTATTGATGGTTTCACCAAGGATGAAACCATGCTGAAACTTATGGACTCCTTCCTCAATATTTCCGCCGATGATATGCCAGAGGATGCAACTTCCTTTTCTACAAGCTGCATCCCCTATGTGGAAGTTGATATTCTCGGTGACTTTGACAGCATTTTCAAAAATCTTCTGTCCGGTGTCACCTGTCTTTTTATTGACGGCTATGAAGCCGCTATTGCCATCGACTGCCGTACTTACCCGTCCCGCAGCATCGAGGAACCCGATAAAGACAAATCCCTGCGCGGTTCCCGTGATGGCTTTGTGGAAACAATCGTATTCAATACTGCCTTGATGCGCCGCCGGATCCGCGATCCGCATCTGATCATGGAAATGTATGAAGCCGGCACTTCCACACGCACCGACGTAGCTCTCTGCTATATGTCCGACCGTGTAGACCGCGAACTTCTGACCACGATCCAGAATAAACTGGAAGAAAGCAAATCCCAGGATCTGAAAATGAGCCAGCAATCTCTTGCGGAAGCTCTCTTTCAGCGCAAATGGTACAATCCCTTTCCAAAATATAAATTTACCGAACGTCCGGACACCGCATGTGCCTGCCTGATGGAAGGAAAAGTGATCATCCTTACTGATACCTCCCCATCTGCACTGATCCTGCCAACCTCCATCTTTGATATGATCGAAGAGGCAAATGATTACTACTTTCCGCCAATCACCGGAATCTACCTGAAAATATCCCGTGTACTGATCTCACTGCTGACTGTCTTCATGGTTCCACTCTTTCTGCTCTTTATGCAGAACCCGGCATGGATACCGGAGATCTTCCGCTTCGTTCTGATTGAAGATACGGTCAACATCCCCCTGATCTTCCAGATCCTGATCCTGGAGCTTGCCATCGACGGACTCCGCCTCGCCGCCCTCAACACCCCAAGCATGCTCAGCACACCACTCAGCGTCATCGCCGGTATCGTCATGGGTGAATTTTCTGTCGAATCCGGCTGGTTCAACAGCGAGATCATGCTCTACATGGCATTCGTCTCCATCGCCAACTACACCCAGCCCAACTTCGAACTCGGCTACGCATTAAAATTCATGCGTCTCCTGCTCCTTATCCTCACCGCCATCTTCAACCTCCCCGGATTCCTCACTGGCTGCCTCATCGTCGTCCTCTGCATCACCTTCAACAAAACCCTATCCGGCCATAGTTACCTGAACGTAAAATTAAACTAA
- a CDS encoding deoxyuridine 5'-triphosphate nucleotidohydrolase, giving the protein MKRIAKFHKVSLEQFMEGWKDTFGEQYTEDQIKALYEEIKLPKRATAGSAGYDFYAPDDFVIEPGKTIKIPTGIRVEMEENWVLKCYPRSGLGFKFRLQLNNTVGIIDSDYFYSDNEGHIFAKLTNDTNENKTVELGKGTGFMQGIFVEYGITVDDDATAVRNGGFGSTTK; this is encoded by the coding sequence ATGAAGAGAATTGCTAAATTTCACAAAGTAAGTCTGGAACAGTTTATGGAAGGATGGAAGGATACCTTTGGTGAGCAGTATACAGAGGATCAGATCAAGGCTTTATATGAAGAAATCAAATTGCCGAAGCGTGCAACGGCAGGAAGTGCAGGATATGATTTCTATGCACCGGATGATTTTGTGATCGAGCCGGGAAAGACGATCAAGATCCCGACAGGGATCCGTGTGGAAATGGAAGAAAACTGGGTGCTCAAATGCTATCCGAGAAGCGGACTTGGATTCAAGTTCCGTCTGCAGCTGAATAATACGGTAGGAATTATTGACAGCGATTATTTCTATTCTGATAATGAAGGTCATATCTTTGCGAAATTGACGAATGATACCAATGAGAATAAAACGGTAGAGCTTGGAAAAGGGACAGGCTTTATGCAGGGGATTTTTGTTGAGTATGGAATTACTGTGGATGACGATGCGACAGCAGTCAGAAACGGGGGATTTGGAAGTACGACGAAGTAG
- the nrdG gene encoding anaerobic ribonucleoside-triphosphate reductase activating protein: protein MRYHNITKDDMLNGDGLRVVLWVAGCDHCCKECHNPVTWDPNGGLFFDEKAKAEIFEELEKDYISGITFSGGDPLHSANAYEVMMLAKEIKEKFPSKTIWLYTGYEWKDIKNMDIVNYLDVLVDGEFEVEKKELDLHWKGSANQMVINVPETLGKGEIVLHEENC, encoded by the coding sequence ATGCGTTACCATAATATAACAAAAGATGATATGCTCAACGGGGATGGCCTGCGGGTTGTCCTCTGGGTTGCAGGATGTGACCATTGCTGTAAGGAATGCCACAATCCGGTGACCTGGGATCCGAATGGTGGGCTTTTCTTCGATGAAAAGGCGAAGGCAGAGATTTTTGAAGAACTGGAGAAGGATTATATCAGTGGGATCACATTCAGTGGAGGCGACCCGCTGCATTCGGCAAATGCCTATGAGGTCATGATGCTGGCAAAAGAGATTAAAGAAAAATTTCCGTCAAAGACGATCTGGCTTTACACCGGTTATGAATGGAAAGATATCAAGAATATGGATATTGTAAATTATCTGGACGTTCTGGTGGACGGAGAATTCGAGGTTGAGAAGAAAGAACTGGATCTGCACTGGAAAGGCAGCGCGAACCAGATGGTCATTAACGTACCGGAGACATTAGGAAAAGGAGAAATAGTATTACATGAAGAGAATTGCTAA
- the nrdD gene encoding anaerobic ribonucleoside-triphosphate reductase, protein MSLNNVKVVKKDGTKEEFNVQKVVVAVNKSAYRALIKFSQKDIDFICHFVEEKVEELGVHEIQIPEMHNIVEGALEKVNPIVAKSYRDYRNYKQDFVQMLDEVYKKSQSIMYIGDKENSNTDSALVSTKRSLIFNELNKELYKKFFLTVEELQAIREGYIYIHDMSARRDTMNCCLFDVKSVLTGGFEMGNLWYNEPKTLDTAFDVIGDIVLSAASQQYGGFTVPSVDEILEPYAKRSHENHLNKYRSLGLSEEVAQEIAWKDLEKEMEQGFQGWEYKFNSVSSSRGDYPFITMTSGTNISEYGKLVTKTMLEVRAGGQGKPGHKKPVLFPKIVFLYDENLHGPGKPGEDLFEAGIECSRKTMYPDWLSLTGKGYVPSIYKRYGKVISPMGCRAFLSPWYERGGMNPVDEKDEPVFVGRFNIGAVSLHLPMILAKSRQENRDFFEVLDYYLELIRKLHIRTYEYLGELRASTNPLAYCEGGFYGGHLKIHDKIKPVLKSATASFGITALNEFQQLYNKKSLVEDGAFAIKTMEYINMKVNEFKKEDGYLYAIYGTPAENLCGVQVQQFRKKYGIVENVSDRAYVSNSFHCHVTEDITPIEKQDLENRFWDLCNGGKIQYVKYPINYNKEAIKSLVRRAMDMGFYEGVNLSLAYCDDCGHEELSMDVCPVCGSKNLTKIDRMNGYLSYSRVKGDTRLNDAKMAEIAERKSM, encoded by the coding sequence ATGAGCTTAAACAATGTGAAAGTTGTAAAAAAAGATGGGACAAAAGAAGAATTTAACGTGCAAAAAGTCGTTGTGGCAGTCAATAAGTCTGCATATCGTGCACTGATCAAATTTTCACAGAAAGATATTGATTTTATCTGTCATTTTGTAGAAGAAAAGGTAGAAGAACTCGGAGTGCATGAGATCCAGATTCCGGAAATGCACAATATTGTAGAGGGAGCGCTTGAGAAAGTGAATCCGATCGTGGCAAAAAGTTACCGGGACTATCGGAATTACAAGCAGGATTTTGTGCAGATGCTTGACGAGGTTTATAAGAAAAGCCAGTCGATCATGTATATCGGGGACAAAGAGAACAGTAATACAGACAGTGCACTGGTATCGACCAAGCGAAGCCTGATCTTCAATGAGCTGAACAAAGAATTATATAAGAAATTTTTCCTGACGGTGGAAGAATTACAGGCAATCCGGGAAGGATATATTTATATCCATGATATGTCAGCCCGAAGAGATACGATGAATTGTTGTCTCTTTGATGTGAAAAGCGTACTGACCGGTGGATTTGAGATGGGAAATCTGTGGTACAATGAGCCAAAGACGCTGGATACGGCATTTGATGTGATCGGAGATATCGTACTGAGTGCGGCAAGCCAGCAGTACGGAGGATTTACCGTGCCGAGCGTAGATGAGATCCTGGAGCCTTATGCGAAGCGTTCCCATGAAAATCATCTGAACAAATACAGAAGCCTTGGACTTTCGGAAGAAGTAGCACAGGAGATTGCCTGGAAGGATCTGGAAAAAGAGATGGAGCAGGGATTCCAGGGATGGGAGTATAAGTTCAACTCCGTATCCTCAAGCCGTGGAGACTATCCATTTATTACCATGACCAGCGGAACCAATATCAGCGAATACGGAAAGCTTGTTACAAAGACGATGCTGGAAGTAAGAGCAGGAGGACAGGGAAAGCCGGGACATAAAAAACCGGTACTTTTCCCGAAAATCGTGTTCCTTTATGATGAAAATTTACATGGACCTGGAAAGCCGGGAGAAGATCTTTTTGAAGCCGGAATCGAGTGCTCCAGAAAGACTATGTATCCGGACTGGCTCAGCCTTACCGGAAAAGGCTATGTGCCGAGTATTTACAAGCGCTACGGAAAGGTCATCAGTCCGATGGGATGCCGTGCATTCTTATCTCCATGGTATGAAAGAGGCGGTATGAATCCGGTGGACGAAAAGGATGAGCCGGTATTTGTCGGAAGATTCAACATCGGTGCGGTCAGTCTCCATCTTCCGATGATCCTTGCCAAATCCAGACAGGAGAACCGGGATTTCTTTGAGGTACTGGATTATTACCTGGAACTGATCCGGAAGCTTCATATCCGTACTTACGAATACCTCGGAGAGCTGCGTGCTTCTACGAATCCGCTTGCCTACTGTGAGGGTGGTTTCTATGGCGGACATCTGAAGATCCATGACAAGATTAAGCCGGTGCTGAAATCGGCAACCGCTTCCTTTGGAATTACGGCGCTCAATGAATTCCAGCAGCTTTATAATAAAAAGTCCCTGGTAGAGGATGGAGCATTTGCCATCAAGACCATGGAATATATCAACATGAAGGTCAATGAATTTAAAAAAGAAGACGGCTATCTGTATGCGATTTACGGAACACCGGCTGAGAATCTGTGTGGTGTGCAGGTACAGCAGTTCCGTAAGAAATATGGAATCGTGGAAAATGTATCGGACAGGGCGTATGTGAGCAACAGTTTTCACTGCCATGTAACCGAGGATATTACACCGATCGAAAAGCAGGATCTGGAAAACCGTTTCTGGGATCTGTGTAACGGTGGAAAGATCCAGTATGTAAAATACCCGATCAATTATAACAAAGAGGCTATCAAATCACTGGTACGCCGTGCAATGGATATGGGATTTTATGAGGGTGTTAATCTGTCGCTTGCCTACTGTGATGACTGTGGTCATGAAGAGCTGTCTATGGATGTGTGTCCGGTATGTGGAAGTAAGAATCTGACGAAGATTGATCGTATGAACGGATATCTGTCTTATTCGAGAGTCAAGGGAGATACCAGACTCAATGATGCCAAGATGGCAGAAATTGCGGAAAGGAAAAGTATGTAA
- a CDS encoding ABC transporter ATP-binding protein yields MLELRNIHKYYNPGTVNEMCLFEDFNLTINQGEFVSVVGSNGSGKTSMLNIICGSIPVESGQILIDGKDITRVKEYKRNQKIGRVYQNPSMGTCPSMTILENMSLADNKGRFYGLGRGTNKARIDYYREQLAQLGLGLEDKLHVKVGSLSGGQRQAMALLMSTMTPIEFLILDEHTAALDPKTAELIMELTDKIVKEKNLTTVMVTHNLRYAVEYGNRLIMMHQGHCVMDKAGKDKEDTSIDEILTMFNEISIECGN; encoded by the coding sequence ATGCTGGAGCTTAGAAATATCCACAAATATTATAATCCGGGTACAGTCAATGAGATGTGTCTTTTTGAGGACTTCAATCTGACGATCAATCAGGGCGAATTTGTATCTGTAGTAGGAAGTAACGGTTCTGGTAAAACTTCGATGCTGAATATCATCTGCGGAAGTATTCCGGTAGAATCCGGACAGATCCTGATCGATGGAAAAGATATCACAAGGGTAAAAGAATACAAGAGAAACCAGAAGATCGGACGCGTGTACCAAAATCCATCTATGGGAACCTGTCCGTCCATGACGATCTTGGAAAATATGTCTCTTGCGGACAATAAAGGAAGGTTTTACGGACTTGGACGGGGAACTAATAAGGCACGTATTGATTATTACAGAGAACAGCTCGCCCAGCTTGGTCTTGGACTGGAAGATAAGCTTCATGTCAAAGTCGGATCACTTTCCGGAGGACAGCGCCAGGCGATGGCACTGCTGATGTCTACGATGACACCAATCGAGTTTTTGATCCTGGATGAGCATACTGCTGCGCTGGATCCAAAGACAGCAGAACTGATCATGGAGCTGACCGATAAGATTGTAAAAGAAAAAAATCTGACAACGGTTATGGTCACACACAATCTCCGCTATGCAGTAGAATACGGTAATCGTCTGATCATGATGCATCAGGGACATTGTGTGATGGATAAGGCAGGAAAAGATAAAGAGGATACCTCGATCGATGAAATCCTGACGATGTTCAATGAGATCAGTATTGAGTGTGGAAACTAA
- a CDS encoding ABC transporter permease, with amino-acid sequence MSFAVSILEQGLIYGILALGIYITYKILDFPDLTVDGSFPLGAAVTALMITKGANPYLTLPAAFAAGVAAGICTGLIHVKCKVRDLLSGIIMMTALWTINLRVAGTANVPLFSQKTIFKNDTLDKLLPSGFSAYSTLLIILIIALIVKIILDLYLNTKSGYLLRAVGDNDKLVTAMAKDEGNVKILGLAIANGLCSLAGCIFCQEERVFEISSGTGAMVIGLASVIIGTSIFKKISFVKTTTAVLIGSIIYKACVAIALKNFEPQDMKLITAVLFLIILVLSMERKKKVKKNAGA; translated from the coding sequence ATGAGCTTTGCAGTATCGATTTTGGAGCAGGGACTGATTTACGGAATCCTTGCATTGGGAATTTATATAACATACAAAATTCTGGATTTTCCAGATCTGACCGTAGATGGCAGCTTTCCATTAGGAGCTGCCGTAACGGCGCTTATGATCACAAAAGGAGCGAACCCGTATCTGACCCTTCCGGCTGCATTTGCAGCAGGTGTGGCAGCCGGTATCTGTACCGGACTGATCCATGTCAAATGCAAGGTAAGAGATCTGCTTTCAGGTATCATTATGATGACAGCGCTCTGGACGATCAACCTTCGTGTGGCAGGAACAGCCAATGTACCATTGTTTTCCCAGAAGACAATCTTTAAAAATGATACACTGGATAAGCTGCTTCCGTCAGGATTTTCCGCTTACTCTACATTGCTCATCATTCTGATCATTGCGTTAATTGTGAAAATCATTCTCGACCTTTACCTGAATACCAAGTCCGGATACCTGCTCCGCGCAGTCGGAGATAACGATAAACTGGTAACTGCAATGGCAAAGGATGAAGGAAATGTGAAAATCCTGGGACTTGCGATCGCAAACGGGCTGTGTTCGCTTGCGGGATGTATTTTCTGCCAGGAAGAACGTGTATTTGAAATTTCCAGTGGTACAGGGGCGATGGTAATCGGTCTTGCAAGTGTTATCATCGGAACCAGTATTTTCAAAAAAATCAGTTTTGTAAAAACAACGACAGCTGTATTGATCGGTTCTATCATTTACAAGGCCTGTGTGGCAATCGCACTGAAGAACTTCGAACCGCAGGATATGAAGCTGATCACAGCCGTTTTATTCCTGATAATTCTGGTGCTTAGTATGGAGAGAAAGAAGAAGGTGAAGAAGAATGCTGGAGCTTAG
- a CDS encoding ABC transporter substrate-binding protein translates to MKKRTIAVLLTMAMAVTMMAGCGSKSDSKTADGEKSYTIGISQFAEHGSLDNCREGFLEGLKEEGIEEGKNLNVEYKNSAADMGTASQIASSFVSDKVDLICGIATPSAQTAYNAAMDTDISVIYTAVTDPKAAELADDKGNPVGEVTGTSDKLPIEAQLKMIRELLPDAKKIGILYTTSEANSVSAIAEYKEKVGDYGFELVEKGITNTSEIALATDDLLSQVDCISNLTDNTVVSSLATILDKANAANIPVFGSEIEQVKLGCLAAEGLDYVALGKQTGKMAAKVLKGEKKASEMPFETITEAGLYLNTKVAENLGITVEDDLKNSAVETYDSISEN, encoded by the coding sequence ATGAAAAAGAGAACAATCGCAGTATTATTAACAATGGCAATGGCAGTAACAATGATGGCAGGATGTGGAAGCAAGTCAGATTCCAAGACAGCAGATGGAGAAAAGAGCTATACAATCGGTATTTCCCAGTTTGCAGAGCACGGATCTTTAGATAACTGCCGTGAAGGATTTTTAGAGGGACTGAAAGAAGAAGGTATCGAGGAAGGAAAGAATCTGAATGTTGAATACAAGAACTCGGCAGCAGATATGGGAACTGCATCACAGATCGCAAGCAGCTTTGTATCCGATAAAGTAGATCTGATCTGCGGAATCGCAACACCAAGTGCACAGACAGCATACAATGCTGCGATGGATACGGATATTTCGGTTATCTATACTGCAGTTACAGATCCGAAAGCAGCAGAGCTTGCAGATGATAAAGGAAACCCGGTTGGAGAAGTCACAGGAACCAGTGATAAACTTCCGATTGAAGCACAGCTGAAAATGATCCGTGAACTTCTTCCGGATGCAAAGAAGATTGGTATCCTCTATACAACAAGTGAGGCAAACAGCGTATCTGCAATTGCTGAATACAAAGAAAAAGTCGGTGACTATGGATTTGAACTTGTAGAAAAGGGAATTACAAATACATCAGAAATCGCACTTGCAACAGACGATCTTCTGTCACAGGTAGACTGCATCAGCAACCTGACAGATAACACGGTAGTAAGCTCACTTGCAACCATTCTGGATAAGGCAAATGCAGCAAATATTCCGGTATTCGGAAGTGAGATCGAACAGGTGAAGCTTGGATGCCTGGCAGCAGAAGGCCTTGATTATGTAGCACTTGGCAAACAGACAGGTAAGATGGCAGCAAAGGTTCTCAAAGGAGAAAAGAAAGCATCTGAAATGCCATTTGAGACGATCACAGAAGCAGGACTTTACCTGAATACAAAAGTAGCAGAAAATCTTGGAATCACAGTGGAAGACGATCTGAAAAACAGCGCAGTAGAGACATACGATTCTATCAGCGAAAACTAA
- a CDS encoding helix-turn-helix domain-containing protein: MEKNFGTRVRQARHKAGLTQAALAEKLNLDETTISRIENGSQATSFATMLNFSEALDVKFDYLICDYLDDSIHSKDPINAEILDMITPLPDNYKRLIRDNIRQLLEKIPPEMGEK; encoded by the coding sequence ATGGAAAAGAATTTCGGTACACGCGTTCGGCAGGCACGTCACAAAGCCGGTCTTACACAGGCAGCACTAGCAGAAAAACTAAATCTTGATGAGACAACGATAAGCCGGATTGAAAATGGCAGCCAGGCAACATCCTTTGCAACCATGCTTAATTTTTCAGAAGCATTAGATGTCAAATTTGATTATCTGATCTGTGACTACCTGGATGATTCAATTCATTCAAAGGATCCGATCAATGCCGAGATCCTGGATATGATCACACCGCTTCCTGATAATTATAAACGATTGATCCGTGATAATATCCGACAGTTGTTAGAAAAGATTCCACCAGAGATGGGCGAAAAATAA
- a CDS encoding bifunctional 5,10-methylenetetrahydrofolate dehydrogenase/5,10-methenyltetrahydrofolate cyclohydrolase, with protein MSIQMRGAEVAKAMKEKLIREREELNAAGVNPCLTIIRVGAKENDLAYERGAKKRMEMIGIECRIAELPEDISQEEFEDAFCKINKDPEVHGILLFQPLPEQLDVEKIRQMIDPAKDMDGMSPVNLAKIFEGDRTAYAPCTSEAVMHIMNHYGIELQGKRVTVIGRSMVVGKPLSMLMLGQNATVTICHSRTKDLADRCREAEIIVAAIGRANHITADMIAEGAVVADVGINVLEDGTLCGDVDYENVREKVSHITPVPGGVGNVTTSVLASHVLRAARIGQNEPGQRRG; from the coding sequence ATGAGCATACAGATGCGAGGGGCTGAAGTGGCAAAAGCCATGAAAGAAAAGCTGATCAGAGAAAGAGAAGAGTTGAATGCGGCGGGAGTAAATCCATGCCTTACGATCATTCGGGTAGGAGCGAAAGAAAATGATCTTGCCTACGAACGTGGAGCAAAAAAGAGAATGGAAATGATCGGAATCGAGTGCCGCATTGCAGAACTGCCAGAAGATATTTCACAGGAAGAATTTGAGGATGCTTTCTGTAAGATCAATAAAGATCCGGAGGTTCACGGGATCCTTTTGTTCCAGCCGCTTCCGGAGCAGCTCGATGTAGAGAAGATCAGACAGATGATCGACCCGGCAAAGGATATGGATGGAATGAGTCCTGTAAATCTTGCAAAAATATTCGAAGGTGACAGAACTGCTTATGCGCCTTGTACTTCTGAGGCAGTGATGCACATTATGAATCACTATGGAATTGAACTCCAGGGGAAAAGAGTGACCGTCATCGGAAGAAGCATGGTTGTTGGAAAACCGCTTTCCATGCTGATGCTTGGACAGAATGCAACTGTAACTATCTGCCATTCACGCACAAAAGATCTGGCGGACAGATGTCGCGAAGCAGAGATAATAGTAGCTGCGATCGGACGGGCAAACCATATCACCGCCGATATGATTGCCGAAGGAGCGGTGGTAGCGGATGTCGGAATCAACGTACTGGAAGACGGAACCCTCTGTGGAGATGTGGACTACGAAAATGTCCGGGAAAAAGTATCCCATATCACACCGGTTCCGGGAGGAGTAGGAAACGTCACAACCTCTGTACTCGCCTCTCACGTGCTGCGTGCCGCCCGTATAGGTCAGAACGAACCCGGACAACGCAGAGGGTAA
- a CDS encoding cyclodeaminase/cyclohydrolase family protein, translated as MLLEQKTTDFLEQLSSSAPIPGGGGASAAVGAFASALGLMVTNLTVGKKKYADVEEEILEIREKLEQKKQDLVRMVDEDAEAFEPLAKAYRMPKETEEEQAEKEKVMEAALKNAAEAPLCIMKTIVDTMEMIRVLGEKGSRLAVSDAGVAILFAQAALEGASLNIFINTKMMKDQEEAERLNYRADQLIATGKELKETTYDAVLKGIRP; from the coding sequence ATGTTATTGGAGCAGAAAACAACTGATTTTTTGGAACAGCTCTCATCGTCAGCACCGATTCCGGGAGGTGGCGGTGCATCGGCAGCAGTCGGAGCGTTCGCATCAGCTTTGGGACTTATGGTTACAAATCTGACTGTCGGAAAAAAGAAATATGCGGATGTTGAAGAAGAAATTCTAGAGATAAGAGAAAAACTTGAGCAGAAGAAGCAGGATCTGGTCCGGATGGTAGATGAAGATGCCGAGGCTTTTGAACCACTGGCAAAGGCTTACAGAATGCCAAAAGAGACAGAGGAAGAACAGGCAGAGAAGGAAAAAGTTATGGAGGCCGCACTTAAAAATGCGGCAGAAGCACCACTGTGTATCATGAAAACAATTGTAGATACTATGGAGATGATCCGGGTACTGGGGGAAAAAGGAAGCAGGCTTGCTGTCAGCGATGCAGGAGTTGCAATCCTCTTTGCACAGGCAGCCCTTGAAGGAGCTTCTCTTAATATTTTTATCAATACAAAGATGATGAAGGATCAGGAAGAAGCTGAAAGACTGAATTATCGGGCTGATCAACTGATTGCGACAGGCAAAGAACTGAAAGAGACAACTTATGATGCTGTACTTAAGGGTATCAGACCATAA